One Phycisphaeraceae bacterium DNA window includes the following coding sequences:
- the priA gene encoding primosomal protein N': MNGLFADRTVGLVLVAVERGIDRAPEGLAYLVPESLASLEVGERVVVPLGRGDRPTPGWVVGRLREEECSVPRSKLKCVLERDLRSAPLPVTLVELARWISAYYCCPLGVTMAGVLPAAVKVGRGRVTRTLVDLPGVSSPEAEEGAPTADPVDGAANDEGTAGRPAGLGSERSAEGALEGGRVRVAVRGAARQRVLDVLHALDEADRPIEIHDLAHRAELSSPAPIRAMIRAGLLRAHQRTQVEAEWLADRLEASPVPEPSISQQRAIDAVSKSIGAGFSRHLLFGVTGSGKTEVYMRLMRHTLNQGKRSLLLVPEIALTPQTGGRIMARFPDVRVAVLHSGLTEAQRHQQWALVADGSAHLILGARSAVFAPIPPDSLGLVIVDEEHDPSYKQDQQPRYHGRDVAIRLAQLAACPVLLGSATPSLESWLHATRGTYTLHRLPERAPGLSIPRVQVVDFAEERRHFPDRRVRLLGPTLERAVHSTIEKDGQVLLLLNRRGYGNYVACANMRCGWMMRCAHCDAGMICHQERVDGQRVRWVRCHHCQEEQRLPQRCPTCGKGVTVFGLGTQRVEEELSLVHPRLSEPGVVQRIDGDTMRSSRELHAALTRFGRGDSRLLVGTQMIAKGLDFPGVRLVGVINADTAIHLPDFRASERTFQLIAQVAGRCGRGADAGVAIIQSFVPETPALVHAAANDFEGFARIELADRRRFGLPPWRRMVRVVVRHQDEERARSHARALAKALQPQANAHAVVLREPAPCPLARIADRWRFQIELLADGAAPLQALLASARSSGTLVPGELVAVDVDPVVLM, encoded by the coding sequence ATGAACGGGCTCTTCGCTGACCGCACGGTGGGGCTGGTGCTGGTCGCGGTGGAGCGCGGCATCGACCGCGCTCCCGAGGGATTGGCGTATCTCGTTCCCGAGTCCCTCGCGTCGCTTGAGGTGGGTGAGCGCGTCGTGGTCCCGCTCGGTCGAGGTGATCGGCCGACTCCCGGATGGGTCGTCGGGCGATTGCGCGAAGAGGAGTGCTCTGTTCCGCGGAGCAAGCTCAAGTGCGTCCTCGAGCGCGACCTTCGAAGTGCGCCGCTTCCAGTCACGCTCGTTGAACTCGCGCGCTGGATCTCCGCCTACTACTGCTGCCCGCTTGGGGTCACGATGGCGGGCGTGCTTCCCGCGGCGGTGAAGGTCGGTCGAGGCCGGGTCACGCGAACACTCGTCGATCTGCCGGGAGTGTCGTCACCGGAAGCGGAAGAAGGCGCGCCCACCGCCGACCCAGTCGATGGCGCGGCGAATGATGAGGGGACTGCGGGGCGACCTGCAGGGCTTGGTTCGGAAAGGAGTGCCGAGGGTGCTCTGGAAGGCGGGCGGGTGCGCGTCGCCGTGCGCGGAGCAGCGCGCCAGCGCGTTCTAGATGTGCTTCACGCCCTCGATGAAGCGGATCGGCCCATCGAGATCCACGACCTCGCCCACCGTGCTGAGCTCTCCTCCCCCGCACCGATTCGCGCGATGATCCGCGCGGGGCTCCTGCGCGCCCACCAGCGGACGCAGGTCGAGGCGGAGTGGCTTGCCGATCGGCTCGAAGCGTCGCCCGTGCCTGAACCGAGCATTTCGCAGCAGCGTGCCATCGACGCGGTGTCGAAGTCAATCGGCGCCGGATTCAGCCGCCATCTTCTCTTCGGCGTGACCGGGTCCGGCAAGACCGAGGTCTACATGCGCCTCATGCGCCACACCCTGAACCAGGGGAAGCGCTCGCTGCTCCTGGTTCCCGAGATCGCACTGACACCGCAGACCGGAGGGCGCATCATGGCCCGCTTCCCCGATGTCCGCGTCGCGGTGCTCCACTCGGGTCTGACCGAGGCGCAGCGTCATCAGCAGTGGGCGCTCGTGGCCGATGGGTCAGCGCACCTGATTCTCGGCGCACGCTCGGCGGTCTTTGCGCCGATTCCACCCGACTCGCTCGGGCTCGTCATCGTCGATGAGGAGCACGATCCTTCCTACAAGCAGGATCAGCAACCGCGCTATCACGGCCGCGATGTGGCCATTCGTCTCGCCCAGCTTGCCGCGTGCCCGGTTCTTCTCGGCAGCGCCACGCCGAGCCTTGAAAGCTGGCTTCATGCGACGCGCGGAACCTACACGCTTCATCGCCTTCCCGAGCGTGCGCCCGGGCTCTCGATTCCTCGCGTGCAGGTGGTGGACTTTGCCGAGGAGCGACGGCACTTTCCCGATCGTCGCGTGCGGCTCTTGGGGCCCACCCTCGAGCGTGCCGTGCACAGCACGATCGAGAAGGACGGCCAGGTGCTGCTGCTCCTGAATCGCCGCGGCTACGGCAACTATGTGGCCTGCGCCAACATGCGCTGCGGGTGGATGATGCGCTGCGCCCACTGCGACGCGGGCATGATCTGCCACCAGGAGCGCGTCGATGGCCAACGCGTGCGCTGGGTCCGCTGTCACCACTGCCAGGAGGAGCAGCGGCTTCCTCAGCGCTGTCCAACTTGCGGCAAGGGTGTCACGGTCTTCGGTCTTGGAACCCAGCGCGTGGAGGAGGAGCTGTCGCTCGTTCATCCGCGCCTCTCGGAGCCAGGCGTCGTGCAGCGCATCGATGGCGACACGATGCGAAGCTCCCGCGAACTCCATGCGGCCCTGACTCGCTTCGGTCGAGGCGACTCTCGCCTGCTCGTGGGCACCCAGATGATCGCGAAGGGCCTCGACTTTCCGGGCGTGCGCCTCGTGGGGGTCATCAACGCCGACACCGCGATTCACCTGCCCGACTTCCGCGCCTCCGAGCGCACCTTCCAGTTGATCGCCCAGGTCGCCGGCCGCTGCGGACGCGGTGCCGACGCCGGCGTCGCCATCATTCAGAGCTTCGTGCCGGAGACTCCGGCGCTGGTGCACGCGGCGGCGAATGACTTCGAGGGTTTTGCCCGAATCGAGCTCGCCGATCGTCGTCGCTTCGGCCTGCCGCCGTGGCGTCGCATGGTTCGAGTGGTCGTGCGGCACCAAGATGAAGAGCGAGCGAGGAGCCACGCTCGTGCGCTCGCCAAGGCGCTCCAGCCGCAGGCCAACGCCCACGCCGTCGTGCTGCGCGAGCCGGCCCCCTGCCCTCTCGCGCGGATCGCCGATCGCTGGCGCTTTCAGATCGAGCTTCTTGCGGATGGTGCGGCGCCGCTTCAGGCGCTGCTCGCTTCGGCGCGGAGCTCCGGCACGCTCGTTCCAGGTGAGCTGGTGGCCGTGGATGTCGATCCCGTTGTGCTCATGTAA
- the rsmA gene encoding ribosomal RNA small subunit methyltransferase A, translating into MQTLSEIRSLLRSRGLRPKHRYGQNFLHDHHVLAALVESAGIEPPAPGAAAPLVLEVGPGTGTLTEVLLERGARVVACEIDRDMLAIIGERVLPRADGRLTLVEGDCLKGKRRLAPAVVDALATAARADAPAANSPRFALVANLPYGAATPLIATLLANHPECTGLFATIQREVADRLMATPRSDAYGALSVTTQLLARVERVMDVAPGCFWPEPEVTSAIVAIDPRRGEQRPASIGTPAEAEAFASFVTGVFSKRRKQIGTILGRGAQLPPGVEATQRPEELAPETWLALWPLQAPPAAAATDPVKRTERRATGRSKGPAPNA; encoded by the coding sequence GTGCAGACGCTTTCTGAGATCCGATCTCTGCTCCGCTCGCGCGGGCTGCGTCCGAAGCACCGCTACGGGCAGAACTTCCTGCACGATCACCATGTGCTGGCAGCGTTGGTGGAGTCGGCGGGCATCGAGCCCCCGGCTCCTGGCGCCGCCGCGCCGCTCGTCCTCGAGGTCGGACCCGGAACAGGCACGCTGACCGAAGTCCTGCTCGAGCGCGGGGCTCGCGTGGTGGCCTGCGAGATCGATCGCGACATGCTCGCGATCATCGGGGAGCGCGTTCTTCCCCGCGCCGATGGTCGCTTGACGCTCGTTGAAGGCGACTGCCTGAAGGGGAAGCGCCGACTCGCCCCAGCCGTTGTTGACGCTCTGGCCACCGCGGCGCGCGCCGACGCTCCGGCCGCGAACTCCCCGCGCTTTGCACTCGTTGCCAACCTTCCTTATGGCGCGGCGACCCCGCTGATCGCGACGCTGCTGGCCAATCATCCTGAGTGCACCGGCCTCTTCGCCACCATCCAGAGAGAGGTTGCCGATCGACTCATGGCCACGCCTCGCAGCGACGCGTACGGTGCCCTCTCGGTGACCACACAACTGCTCGCCAGGGTCGAGCGCGTCATGGATGTCGCGCCAGGATGCTTTTGGCCTGAACCCGAGGTGACCAGCGCCATCGTGGCGATCGATCCGCGTCGAGGTGAGCAGCGCCCCGCCTCGATCGGCACTCCGGCTGAAGCCGAGGCCTTTGCCTCGTTCGTGACCGGTGTCTTCTCGAAGCGGCGGAAGCAGATCGGCACCATCCTGGGGCGCGGCGCTCAGCTTCCCCCCGGCGTCGAGGCGACGCAGCGCCCCGAGGAGCTCGCGCCTGAGACATGGCTTGCGCTCTGGCCGCTCCAGGCGCCGCCTGCCGCCGCCGCGACGGACCCCGTGAAGCGCACGGAACGCCGCGCGACCGGGCGTTCGAAGGGACCTGCCCCGAACGCGTGA
- a CDS encoding MBL fold metallo-hydrolase, protein MLLRQVYDDALAQAAWLIGCQRSGEAIVIDPERDIDRYQAIAAREGLRIVAVAETHVHADFLSGAREFAERCDATIYLSAEGGTEWTPTWITEPRKAGGPVKHRLLRDGDTFSIGGIEFKALHTPGHTPEHLCYLVTDRGGGADQPMGMLSGDFLFVGNLGRPDLLESAVGREGAAVPSAQRLFASLRKLNDLPEWLQVWPAHGAGSACGKSLGAVPQSTLGYERRFNGAMQSGGSEEAFVASILDGQPEPPLFFARMKRDNIRGPRVLGALPKPQELTVDQLVAIDGATTAVIDTRAWDAFRAGHLRRALFHPLGKSFAVDVGSMMSDEEPVILIVERAGLDEAIRMLVRIGIDRIEGWFDAARWPEVVQSGHALALSREVPIAAAAERAGGGEAFLLDVRRPEEFASGHIEGATRVVHTRVLAHLQSLPKEREILVACRSGARSARVTALLERHGFRVTNLAGGMLAWPKPAPQATAVRR, encoded by the coding sequence ATGCTCCTCCGACAGGTTTACGACGATGCGCTCGCCCAGGCCGCCTGGCTGATCGGTTGTCAACGCAGTGGCGAAGCGATCGTGATCGATCCGGAGCGCGACATCGATCGATATCAGGCGATCGCCGCTCGCGAAGGGCTCAGGATCGTGGCCGTTGCCGAGACCCATGTGCATGCCGACTTCCTGAGTGGGGCCCGGGAATTCGCCGAGCGCTGTGACGCCACGATCTACCTGTCCGCGGAAGGGGGTACCGAGTGGACTCCCACTTGGATCACCGAGCCGCGCAAGGCGGGTGGCCCCGTGAAGCATCGACTCCTTCGCGATGGCGACACCTTCTCAATTGGCGGCATCGAGTTCAAGGCGCTGCACACGCCCGGGCACACGCCGGAGCATCTCTGCTACCTCGTGACAGATCGGGGCGGCGGGGCCGATCAGCCGATGGGCATGCTCAGCGGGGACTTCCTCTTCGTAGGGAATCTGGGGCGACCGGACCTGCTCGAATCCGCGGTCGGACGGGAGGGTGCGGCGGTGCCATCGGCACAGCGTCTCTTTGCATCGCTCCGCAAGTTGAACGACCTTCCGGAGTGGTTGCAGGTTTGGCCAGCGCATGGCGCGGGCTCCGCGTGCGGAAAGAGCCTGGGCGCTGTGCCGCAGAGCACTCTCGGGTACGAGCGGCGCTTCAATGGCGCCATGCAGTCGGGCGGTAGTGAGGAGGCGTTCGTCGCCTCGATTCTTGATGGCCAGCCCGAGCCGCCGCTCTTCTTCGCTCGCATGAAGCGAGACAACATTCGGGGACCGCGCGTGCTCGGCGCCCTGCCGAAGCCGCAGGAACTCACCGTAGATCAACTGGTGGCGATCGACGGGGCCACAACCGCTGTGATTGACACCCGAGCGTGGGATGCCTTCCGCGCGGGACACCTGCGCAGGGCCCTCTTTCATCCGCTCGGCAAGTCCTTCGCGGTCGATGTGGGCTCCATGATGAGCGATGAAGAGCCCGTCATTCTGATCGTCGAGCGAGCCGGACTCGACGAGGCCATCCGCATGCTCGTTCGCATCGGGATCGATCGAATCGAAGGCTGGTTCGACGCGGCGCGTTGGCCAGAGGTGGTGCAAAGCGGCCACGCGTTGGCTCTGTCGCGCGAGGTGCCGATTGCGGCTGCGGCGGAGCGAGCCGGTGGCGGCGAGGCGTTCCTTCTCGATGTTCGCAGGCCCGAGGAGTTTGCCTCCGGTCACATCGAGGGGGCGACGCGCGTGGTGCACACGCGGGTGCTGGCGCACCTGCAAAGCCTGCCGAAGGAGCGAGAGATTCTCGTCGCATGCCGCAGCGGTGCTCGATCGGCGCGAGTCACCGCGCTCCTCGAGCGTCATGGCTTCCGGGTCACCAATCTCGCGGGCGGCATGCTCGCGTGGCCGAAGCCGGCACCGCAGGCCACAGCAGTTCGACGCTGA
- a CDS encoding ATP-binding protein — MNRPSTRPTTGSSANPFSRSVVLGQREAIDPLQEEIAAELARRDYPEQGRFAVRLALEEAAVNAFRHGNRNEPGKTVSVRATIDDREAVFEVEDQGEGFDPGCVPDPTLEENIEIPSGRGIMLIRAYMSEVAYLPPGNIIRMVYRNPSAK; from the coding sequence GTGAACCGTCCTTCGACCCGGCCGACAACCGGTTCGAGCGCCAATCCCTTTTCCCGGAGCGTGGTGCTCGGCCAGCGTGAAGCGATCGATCCCCTTCAGGAGGAGATCGCCGCGGAGTTGGCGCGCCGTGACTATCCGGAGCAGGGGCGCTTCGCCGTGCGACTGGCGCTCGAAGAGGCGGCCGTCAACGCATTCCGGCATGGCAACCGAAATGAGCCGGGAAAGACGGTGAGTGTTCGAGCCACCATTGATGATCGCGAAGCGGTCTTCGAAGTCGAGGATCAGGGTGAGGGCTTCGACCCGGGGTGCGTGCCTGACCCGACGCTGGAAGAGAACATCGAGATTCCGTCGGGGCGGGGGATCATGCTCATTCGCGCGTACATGAGCGAGGTGGCGTACCTGCCGCCGGGCAACATCATCCGCATGGTCTATCGCAATCCCTCGGCGAAGTGA
- a CDS encoding STAS domain-containing protein — MGKVTSRLRVSVDGAVTRVEFVDRNILDEANIQQIGEELMKLVEAGTRPKLLLSFKGVEHLSSAALGTLIHVHKRLEQRNGQLRLSDINPQIFEVFKITKLNKLFQVHDTAEKALSSFS; from the coding sequence ATGGGAAAGGTCACCTCTCGACTCAGGGTTTCGGTTGACGGAGCTGTGACGCGCGTCGAGTTCGTCGATCGGAACATCCTCGACGAGGCGAACATCCAGCAGATCGGCGAGGAGCTGATGAAGCTGGTGGAGGCCGGTACGCGGCCGAAGCTCCTGCTCTCCTTCAAGGGCGTGGAGCATCTCTCCTCGGCGGCGCTCGGGACCCTGATCCATGTTCACAAGCGACTCGAGCAGCGCAATGGTCAGCTCCGGCTTTCGGACATCAATCCGCAGATCTTTGAAGTGTTCAAGATCACGAAGCTGAACAAGCTCTTCCAGGTCCATGACACGGCGGAAAAGGCACTGTCGAGCTTTTCGTGA
- a CDS encoding DUF1634 domain-containing protein, producing the protein MNPRAQQIQKRVLQCMLAVAMAALVWGLLRLKLDGTTYDEARSVLETLRSPWAVMHGVLRSEPVALLIAGLSLIILTPAIRLLLLVGDFFSQRDWLYVGMSLLVGAIVAVAFFLRLH; encoded by the coding sequence ATGAACCCCCGCGCCCAACAGATTCAGAAGCGCGTTCTCCAGTGCATGCTGGCGGTCGCCATGGCGGCGCTCGTGTGGGGGCTCCTGCGCCTGAAGCTCGACGGGACAACTTATGACGAAGCGCGGAGCGTCCTTGAGACCCTCCGATCTCCCTGGGCCGTGATGCATGGCGTCCTTCGATCCGAACCCGTGGCCCTGCTGATCGCGGGGCTCTCTCTCATCATCCTGACTCCGGCCATCCGCCTGCTGCTGCTGGTCGGTGACTTCTTCAGCCAGCGGGATTGGCTCTATGTGGGCATGAGCCTGCTCGTTGGCGCAATCGTGGCTGTAGCGTTCTTCCTCCGGTTGCATTGA
- the carA gene encoding glutamine-hydrolyzing carbamoyl-phosphate synthase small subunit, protein MTTPSTSSQRTPTKARLALEDGSVFVGRGFGACDPGQSSTGEVVFNTAMCGYQEALTDPSYSGQILVMTASQIGNYGIAEHDLESPKPMVRGFVIRELSRVVSNYRAVKDLSSWLRDAGIPAIEGVDTRALVRRLRIGGAMRGVIAFGTEQSDAELVEKARSSPSMAGQNLACGVSPTSATTWQATLGDWRPRGVPDPRDGGRRYRVVAIDCGAKHNILRNLAERGCEVIVLPHDANAESILAQKPDGLFISNGPGDPAAVEATIATLRKVAGSVPTFGICLGHQLLALALGAKTWKLKFGHRGANQPVRNLLTGRVEITSQNHGFCVDEESLRAAGGEPTHIHLNDGTVAGFRHLQKPLFCVQYHPEASPGPHDSSYLFDCFIRIMETRAPVTAEDFESAQRSAAAVPA, encoded by the coding sequence ATGACCACTCCCTCGACCTCGTCGCAACGAACGCCCACCAAGGCTCGCCTGGCACTCGAAGACGGAAGTGTCTTCGTCGGCCGCGGCTTTGGGGCCTGCGATCCGGGTCAATCGAGCACGGGTGAGGTCGTTTTCAACACCGCCATGTGCGGCTATCAGGAGGCCCTGACGGATCCGAGTTATTCGGGGCAGATTCTGGTCATGACCGCCTCTCAGATCGGCAATTACGGCATCGCAGAGCACGATCTCGAGAGCCCGAAGCCGATGGTGCGCGGATTCGTGATCCGCGAGCTCTCGCGCGTCGTCAGCAACTATCGAGCGGTCAAGGATCTCTCATCGTGGCTTCGTGACGCCGGGATTCCCGCGATTGAAGGAGTCGACACCCGCGCGCTGGTGCGGCGGCTCCGAATCGGCGGCGCGATGCGCGGGGTGATTGCGTTCGGCACCGAGCAGAGCGATGCCGAGCTGGTCGAGAAGGCTCGTTCGAGTCCCTCGATGGCGGGTCAGAATCTGGCGTGTGGAGTCAGCCCCACGAGCGCGACGACTTGGCAGGCGACCTTGGGTGATTGGCGTCCACGAGGCGTGCCGGATCCGCGGGATGGAGGCCGCCGATACCGAGTGGTGGCGATCGACTGCGGTGCCAAGCACAACATCTTGCGGAACCTGGCGGAACGAGGCTGCGAGGTGATCGTGCTTCCGCACGATGCGAATGCCGAGTCGATCCTCGCCCAGAAGCCCGACGGCCTCTTCATCTCCAATGGTCCAGGCGATCCCGCCGCGGTTGAGGCGACCATCGCCACCCTCCGCAAGGTGGCCGGGAGCGTGCCGACCTTCGGCATTTGTCTGGGTCACCAGCTTCTCGCGTTGGCTCTGGGCGCCAAGACCTGGAAACTCAAGTTCGGTCATCGCGGCGCGAACCAGCCCGTTCGGAATCTGCTGACGGGCCGAGTGGAGATCACGAGCCAGAATCATGGGTTCTGCGTCGACGAGGAGTCGCTCCGAGCCGCTGGGGGCGAGCCGACCCACATTCATCTCAATGACGGCACGGTCGCGGGCTTCCGCCATCTTCAGAAGCCGCTGTTCTGCGTGCAGTACCACCCCGAGGCGTCACCAGGCCCGCACGACTCGTCGTATCTCTTCGATTGCTTCATTCGCATCATGGAGACCCGGGCGCCCGTGACGGCCGAGGATTTCGAGAGCGCCCAGCGCAGCGCCGCCGCCGTGCCGGCGTGA
- a CDS encoding DUF4139 domain-containing protein, with the protein MTANFSLLHPRRSTHARMTARSRALARLVLASAGLQTAFFASTASANQAPPAGERPSAVLTVYSSADPGSFDPRQFADMARAGGNVNFAWQVPGFGVVRETRRITIPPPGPNGGSTVLFTDVAQFIDPTTVSFRDLSHPDTVVRSQSYQFDLVNSQKLLERYLSQPIRVTIDDGQQPRTFAGTLLSATGGSIVLQSAEGVQILPAGSARIELSELPGGLLTRPTLVWDLLTRTPGEHEVQLSYQTAGLTWRADYNLTISPDETKADLSAWVTLLNMAGGSWKDAGLKLVAGEVQRIQPRQAMPRSMMMRGAAAAEAMDLGFEEKSFFEYHLYTLPRRVDIDANSSQQLVLFPAVADVPVEKVLIMHGTPEFGGWGAPMTDRGFGSGQPVQIQVFFRLVNSRENRMGMPLPAGKVRAYKADSDGSLEFIGEDLIKHTPRDEKLMIKLGNAFDVVGERTVTDFTVDNNRRQMSETIKLEVRNRKDAPSTVTIRENLYRWTNWSITRQSQDFTKVNANTIEFTVNLAANETKEVTYTVQYTW; encoded by the coding sequence ATGACCGCGAACTTCTCCCTGTTGCACCCCCGCCGCTCGACCCACGCACGAATGACCGCACGATCGCGGGCTCTCGCGCGGCTGGTCCTCGCCAGCGCCGGACTCCAGACTGCTTTCTTTGCCAGCACGGCCAGCGCGAACCAGGCGCCGCCGGCAGGCGAGCGACCGAGCGCCGTCCTCACCGTCTACTCGAGCGCCGACCCCGGCAGCTTCGACCCTCGCCAGTTCGCCGACATGGCGCGTGCGGGCGGCAATGTGAACTTCGCGTGGCAGGTGCCCGGCTTCGGCGTCGTGCGCGAGACGCGTCGCATCACCATTCCACCGCCCGGTCCGAATGGCGGTTCGACCGTCCTCTTCACCGATGTCGCCCAGTTCATTGATCCGACGACGGTCTCCTTCCGAGACCTCTCCCATCCCGACACGGTGGTGCGCAGCCAGAGCTACCAGTTCGATCTCGTGAACTCACAGAAGCTGCTTGAACGCTACCTCTCTCAGCCCATCCGCGTCACCATTGATGACGGCCAACAGCCGCGAACCTTCGCAGGCACGCTGCTCTCTGCGACGGGCGGATCGATCGTGCTTCAGTCGGCCGAGGGGGTGCAGATTCTCCCCGCGGGCAGCGCCAGGATCGAACTGAGTGAACTGCCGGGAGGGTTGCTGACACGACCGACGCTGGTGTGGGACCTGCTCACGAGGACGCCCGGCGAACACGAGGTGCAACTCTCGTATCAGACCGCAGGGCTCACTTGGCGCGCCGATTACAACCTGACCATCAGCCCCGACGAAACGAAGGCGGACCTCTCGGCGTGGGTCACGCTGCTCAACATGGCGGGCGGATCCTGGAAGGACGCGGGTCTGAAGCTCGTGGCGGGTGAAGTCCAGCGGATTCAACCGCGCCAGGCGATGCCTCGATCGATGATGATGCGCGGTGCCGCCGCTGCCGAGGCGATGGATCTCGGCTTCGAGGAGAAGAGCTTCTTCGAGTATCACCTCTACACGCTGCCGAGGCGCGTCGACATTGACGCCAACAGCTCGCAGCAACTGGTGCTCTTTCCCGCGGTGGCTGATGTGCCGGTTGAGAAGGTGCTCATCATGCATGGAACACCCGAGTTCGGCGGGTGGGGCGCTCCGATGACCGATCGTGGATTCGGTTCAGGTCAGCCGGTGCAGATCCAGGTCTTCTTCCGACTGGTGAACTCGCGTGAGAATCGCATGGGCATGCCGCTCCCCGCGGGCAAGGTTCGTGCGTACAAGGCCGACAGCGACGGTTCACTCGAGTTCATCGGCGAAGACCTCATCAAGCACACCCCGCGCGATGAGAAACTGATGATCAAGCTCGGCAACGCCTTCGATGTCGTCGGCGAGCGCACGGTCACCGACTTCACCGTCGACAACAATCGTCGTCAGATGAGTGAGACGATCAAGCTCGAGGTCCGCAACCGCAAGGATGCCCCGAGCACCGTCACCATCCGTGAGAACCTCTACCGCTGGACCAACTGGTCCATCACGCGTCAGAGCCAGGACTTCACCAAGGTGAATGCGAACACGATCGAGTTCACGGTGAATCTCGCTGCCAATGAAACGAAGGAAGTGACCTACACCGTCCAGTACACCTGGTGA
- a CDS encoding sulfite exporter TauE/SafE family protein gives MLIESHPLAFVMIAFVGSMVAGCFGALVGLGGGILVTPMLVLLCGVDMRLAMGASLLAVIATSSGAAAGRSRDPLSNYRVGMFLELAATVGAVAGALLAAISNPAWLQLFFGCLLVMIALVTARKREDTVTHELPRNRLAGLLRLDGRIESASGAVDYHIQKPGGGFSVMLGAGVISGLLGIGSGVLKVVAMDSLMKMPFRASTTTSNFMIGLTALASVGVYLSQGFIDPMIAAPVLLGIVPGAMLGAKLVTVIRVLWLRRIFLVALLLIAVQMLIKGGGRILGA, from the coding sequence ATGTTGATTGAATCGCATCCACTTGCGTTCGTGATGATCGCCTTCGTGGGCTCGATGGTGGCCGGCTGTTTCGGCGCTCTCGTGGGACTCGGAGGCGGCATCCTGGTGACACCGATGCTGGTTCTTCTGTGCGGGGTGGATATGCGCCTCGCGATGGGAGCCTCGCTGCTCGCCGTGATTGCAACAAGTTCGGGAGCCGCAGCGGGGCGAAGCCGCGACCCGCTCTCGAATTACCGCGTCGGCATGTTCCTCGAGCTCGCGGCGACCGTGGGCGCCGTGGCGGGCGCGCTGCTCGCTGCCATCTCGAATCCGGCGTGGCTCCAGCTCTTCTTCGGGTGTCTGCTTGTGATGATCGCCCTGGTCACGGCGCGCAAGCGCGAGGACACGGTGACCCACGAACTTCCGCGGAATCGACTCGCCGGATTGCTTCGCCTCGACGGCCGCATCGAGAGTGCGAGCGGAGCCGTCGATTACCACATTCAGAAGCCCGGCGGCGGCTTCAGTGTGATGCTCGGAGCGGGAGTGATCAGTGGTCTTCTCGGCATCGGCTCGGGCGTGCTCAAGGTCGTCGCGATGGACTCGCTCATGAAGATGCCCTTTCGCGCCTCGACCACAACCAGCAACTTCATGATCGGTCTGACGGCGCTCGCCAGTGTCGGCGTCTATCTCTCCCAGGGGTTCATCGATCCGATGATCGCTGCGCCGGTGCTCCTTGGCATCGTGCCGGGTGCCATGCTTGGTGCGAAACTGGTCACGGTGATTCGGGTGCTCTGGCTCCGGAGGATCTTCCTTGTGGCGCTACTGCTCATTGCCGTGCAGATGCTCATCAAGGGTGGAGGAAGGATCCTCGGAGCATGA
- a CDS encoding N-acetyltransferase codes for MVMRPAIDGDFEAIAALTNLYIRETAIHFGEVPVSADELLDLRQRDGAHFPYLVAIADESDRVHSTVERQVSPSADFNTVRAGCGGQLLGYAKAGPWRTRAAYRFTAEVGIYLWPEAQGAGRGTALYGALIAACREAGFHALIGGVTIPNDSSIRLHERLGFERIGVFPEVGFKFGRWHAVGFWQLRL; via the coding sequence ATGGTCATGCGCCCCGCGATTGACGGCGACTTCGAGGCCATCGCCGCGCTGACGAATCTCTACATTCGAGAGACTGCCATCCACTTCGGCGAGGTGCCGGTGAGTGCAGATGAGCTTCTCGATCTGCGCCAGCGCGATGGAGCGCACTTTCCCTATCTGGTGGCCATTGCCGATGAGAGCGATCGCGTGCACTCAACTGTGGAGCGGCAGGTCTCACCGTCGGCCGACTTCAACACGGTCCGCGCAGGCTGCGGCGGGCAGCTGCTCGGCTATGCAAAGGCGGGACCGTGGCGCACGCGCGCGGCCTATCGATTCACGGCCGAGGTCGGCATCTATCTCTGGCCCGAGGCCCAGGGCGCGGGGCGGGGAACAGCGCTCTACGGGGCGCTGATTGCCGCATGTCGCGAGGCCGGGTTTCATGCGCTGATCGGCGGCGTGACCATTCCGAACGACTCGTCGATTCGCCTGCACGAAAGACTCGGCTTCGAGCGGATCGGGGTCTTTCCAGAGGTCGGATTCAAGTTCGGGCGCTGGCACGCCGTGGGCTTCTGGCAATTGCGGCTCTAG